The Thermoanaerobaculia bacterium genome contains the following window.
CCCCGTCTCCCGATTGAAATCGAAACCGGGATAGTCGATCCGGTGATGGAACATCGTCGTGACCGTTCGGATCAGGGCGTCGTTGATCGCCGAGAGGTCCCGGATGGTGAGGTCGCATTCGTCGAACTGGCCGTCGCGGAGGCAGTCGTTCGAGATCGCGCGAACCATCGCGGCGATCTTGGCCGGCGTCGGTTCCGCGATGGTCCGCGAAGCCGCCTCGACGGCGTCGGCGATCATGAGGATGCCGTTCACCCGGTTCGACGGCTTCGGACCCGGATACCGGTAGTCCGACTCCAGGACCGAGGGCGATCCCGGCTCCACCTTCGAAAGGGCCTTCTGGTAGAAGTACCGGATCAGTTTCGTTCCGTGGTGTTCGCGGATCCCGGAGAGGATCGGGTCCGGAAGGCGCGACTTCCGCGCGAGCTCCGCTCCTTCCTTGACGTGCGACGCGATGATCAGCGCGCTCATCGAGGGCTCGAGGCGGTCGTGCCGGTTGAAGCCCCGGGGCTGGTTCTCGATGAAGTAATCGGGCATCCGGGTCTTTCCGATGTCGTGGTAGTAGGCGCAGACGCGCGCGAGCAGCGGGTTCTCTCCGACCGCTTCCGCCGCCGCTTCGGCCAGATGGCCGACCATCAGGGAGTGCTGGTAGGTCCCGGGGGCTTCGAACGCGAGCGTGCGAAGGAGCGGAAGGTTCTGATTGGACAACTCGAGCAGGCGGATGTCCGTCGTCACGTGGAACAGGTTCTCGAAAACGGGCAGGAGAAAGGCGACCAGCGCGGCGACGAAGAGACCGCCGACGACGGCGGCCGCGGCATCGGCGCCGAGGCTCCCCGCATCGGCGGTGAGAGCGTGACCGATCCCGACGGCGGCGACGTTGGCGGCCGCGACGACCCCCCCGAGCGTGAAGAGGACGCTCCGGGAGCCGAGTCTCTTGATGCCGTAGATTCCGGCGAGCGACCCGGCGAGCGCATAGAGCGCGAAGGGGAAGTTCATCCCCATCAGCACGCCGATCGAGGCGGCCTGCACCGCGGCGAAGAGCACCGCCGGCCCGGGACCGGCCGCGACGACGAGCCCGGCGAGGATCGGTCCGGCGGCGAACGGGATCGCGTACGCGTCGGAGGAAAGGGCGTCGGACGAGAAGTTCGACGCCAGCGACTGGGTCACGGCGAAACAGCCCCGAAGGATGAGCGCGAAGACGATTCCGACCGCGAGCAGCGGGAGGAGCGGCGGCGCCTGGCGGCGCGAAGCCGCGAGACGCGTCTGACTGTCGATCCAGAAGACGAAAACCGCGAGGAGCTGGAGGAGCAGGACGCCGACGAGCTTCCACCACGACTCCGGGCGCGACACCGATCCGTTGATGGCCGCCAGGATCCGGGCGGAACGCGCTCCGATGAGGTCGCCGCGCCGGACGAGGACCTCGCCGCGCGGGACCTTGATCAGCACGCTCTCGACCTGGCTCATCGCGAGCTGGCGCCGCCGGGCGGATTCCGCGGCGTTGAACGTGAGGTTCGGCCGCATCATCGAAGCGACGAACGCCGCCACCTCCCGCGCCTCGGCAGGCGACAAGCGCGCGCCCGCGAGGTCCGTCGCCACGGCCGCCTTCAGGTCCGCGCCGTATTCGACCGTCGAAAACAGGTCCAGGGTCTGGCGCTCGCCCCCTCCGTTCGAATCGCGGACCAGCACGCCCCGCTCGCGGTGCTGGAGGAGGAGCTCCTTGTTGTCCACGACGCCCGACCGGTAGAGCCGCGTTTCCGTCGCGATCAGCCGCGCCTCGACGTCGGAGGAGAAATGGCGGCGCGCCAGCGCGACGAGAGCGGGGTCCGAAATCGGCGCCGGGAAAAGGTTCTGGAACGACCCGGCCGGCGCGCCGGGGCTCGTCCGCTCCGCCGTGCGCGCCGCGTCGAACGCGGATCGAAGCGCTTCCTCGAGACGCGAGGCCGCCTGGGTGTCGCGGTCGTACACCGGAAGGACTCCCGCCGCCGCTTCGTCCCGCTTGCGCTCCGTCGCCTCCGGGTCCGGGAGGATGAAGTCCCGCGGCGCGACGAAATCGCGCTCCGCGATCGTTCCGGGTTTCAGGCGTGCGGCGCGGAACGAGATCCCGGGAGAGAACGCGGCGGCGGACGTGAGCACGTAGAGCGCCATCCACAGCCCCGTCCGGCGGCGCCAGGAAGGAGCCGCGTCGGCGGACGGAAGGGAGCGGCGGAAGATCCGGGCGAAGAAG
Protein-coding sequences here:
- a CDS encoding HDIG domain-containing protein gives rise to the protein MDRPPSPGFFARIFRRSLPSADAAPSWRRRTGLWMALYVLTSAAAFSPGISFRAARLKPGTIAERDFVAPRDFILPDPEATERKRDEAAAGVLPVYDRDTQAASRLEEALRSAFDAARTAERTSPGAPAGSFQNLFPAPISDPALVALARRHFSSDVEARLIATETRLYRSGVVDNKELLLQHRERGVLVRDSNGGGERQTLDLFSTVEYGADLKAAVATDLAGARLSPAEAREVAAFVASMMRPNLTFNAAESARRRQLAMSQVESVLIKVPRGEVLVRRGDLIGARSARILAAINGSVSRPESWWKLVGVLLLQLLAVFVFWIDSQTRLAASRRQAPPLLPLLAVGIVFALILRGCFAVTQSLASNFSSDALSSDAYAIPFAAGPILAGLVVAAGPGPAVLFAAVQAASIGVLMGMNFPFALYALAGSLAGIYGIKRLGSRSVLFTLGGVVAAANVAAVGIGHALTADAGSLGADAAAAVVGGLFVAALVAFLLPVFENLFHVTTDIRLLELSNQNLPLLRTLAFEAPGTYQHSLMVGHLAEAAAEAVGENPLLARVCAYYHDIGKTRMPDYFIENQPRGFNRHDRLEPSMSALIIASHVKEGAELARKSRLPDPILSGIREHHGTKLIRYFYQKALSKVEPGSPSVLESDYRYPGPKPSNRVNGILMIADAVEAASRTIAEPTPAKIAAMVRAISNDCLRDGQFDECDLTIRDLSAINDALIRTVTTMFHHRIDYPGFDFNRETGETARPRRSTGSTRLTAK